GGAGATAGACGGCAAGGAAAGTGGCATGACCAGTCAGAAAACTCAATCAAGAACCCTCAAAATTGCTGTAATTGGAGATGTTCACGACCAATGGGAAGTGGAAGATGGCATTGCACTCAAGCATTTGGGTGTTGACTTAGTGCTGTTTGTCGGGGATTTTGGCAATGAGTCGGTGGAAGTGGTAAGAGCGATCGCATCCCTAGAGATTCCCAAGGCAGCGGTGATGGGAAACCACGATGCATGGTACTCTGCCACGGAATGGGGGCGTAAGAAATGTCCCTACGACCGCTCTAAGGAAGACTGGGTACAGGAACAGCTCGATTTATTAGGCCCAGCTCATGTAGGTTACGGTAAGTTGGATTTTCCGGCTTGGGAATTAACTGTAGTGGGGGGTCGTCCCTTTACTTGGGGTGGCCCGGAGTGGAGATTTGCAGAAATCTGTCACGAACGTTATGGTGTCACAAGTTTGGAAGAGTCTGCCGACTTAATCGTTAAAGCAGTCAAAAGTGCTGCTTATAAGACGGTTATTTTTCTGGGTCACAATGGGCCTAGTGGCTTAGGCGATCGCCCAGAAGATCCCTGCGGCAAAGACTGGCATCCTATCGGCGGTGACTTTGGCGATCCAGATTTGGGTGAGGCGATTTCTCAGGCTCTGACTGCGGGTAAAACGATTCCTCTGGTGACATTTGGTCATATGCACCGAACTCTGCGGCACACTAAGCAGGTGCTACGAAAGCCAGTTTTTAGAAGTCCAGAGGGAATAATTTACTTGAATGCGGCAACTGTACCAAGGATTGTGGAAAATGACGACCATAAACTGCGGAATTTTTCCATTGTCTCCCTAGAGGGGGGTGCAGTTGAGCAAGTCTCCCTAGTTTGGGTTGGCAATGATTTTCAGGTGGCGTCAGAGGAAATTTTGTATGAGCGATCGCCTTCAGTAGTGCAACCTGTGTAGATGATAGGGTATAGTATTATCTGTCAGCTTTAGTGCTAACCGACGAATGTAGGCTACACAATAGCTTGACAGTTTATTGGAGAGGTGGCAGAGTGGTCGATTGCGTCCGACTTGAAATCGGATGAGGCTAAAACCTCCGGGAGTTCGAATCTCCCCCTCTCCGTTCAGGAGTTAAAAATTAAAAATTAAAAATTTTAGGAGGGTGGGGTTAGGTAGAGCCTTTGGTGGAGACAATGATAGCACCAAGAATTTTTGTTAGTTCTTTGGCTTCGGTTTGGAGTTGACTAATTTTTTCTTGAGGTACTATCTCGGATGCAATAAGCAATCTTAACCAATACCGAGTTTCACGGGATTCTTTTAGTGCAATCATGAGCTTGCTGAGAAAATCTGCTTTGCTTTGAGCAGCTTGTGCTTCTTCAACATTAGCTCCAATCGATGTTCCTGACCTTAACAACTGTTGAGAAAGGGTTCGTGCTACTCCTGGTTTGTCATCTAAAAACTGGCACAATTTTACTAAGTAGGTAGGCACCGAAATTTTCTACTATGTAACAAAATCTTAAGTTGATAATCTAGAGCTAAATTTTACACGATGTGTGTTGTGATTGTTTTTTTTCCTCTAGCTTGAACACCATTGATGACGGCGTAAGCGAGATCTAGCTCATCATCAAATGCTTGCCCGGATAACTCATCTTTCTTGAGATGTTGCCATTCCAATTCAATTGGATTCATTTCTGAGCAATATTTCGGGAGAAAAAAGATGTACAAACCCTGACTTTCCCATTTTTTCCACAATTGTTGAACTTCTTGGCAGCGATGTATTGGCCCGTTATCTTGCACAATCACGCTGATACGTCCAGTTTCTTGGGCTTGTTTGGCTTCTTTCTCCATCATTTCTATATAAGATTTACGGTCAACACCACCGATAACTAAACCGTAAACAAAACTGATTAAAGGTTGGAGAAGCCCGATAATACTTAATCTGCGACCACGGCGTTTAGTCTGTTCTAACCGTTTTTGCTCACCTCTAAAGTAATATGTATAACTAGGTTCGCTCCACATACAGAACCCTGACTCGTCTAGGTATTTCAGGTCTATTTCACCAGTGGCAGCAGCTAATTCCAACATGTCTAGGTCTGCTTGCTTGTTTGCTCGTGCTACTGGGTCTTGTTTTCCTTTATGGCTTTTCCTTGTCCGTTTCCAATCGACCCCCTTTTTTTGAGTACCCGTCTTAATCTGTCGGCACTCATCTCAACGTTGCGTTCTGTTTTCAACTTCAAAGCTAACTGAGAACTATTGTATGTGCGTGGCTCGTTTCTGAGGCATTCTTCTAAAAATATCATGTCATCCTCAAGCCACTTTGGTTTC
This region of Nostoc sp. UHCC 0302 genomic DNA includes:
- a CDS encoding IS630 family transposase (programmed frameshift); translation: MGARLRVFLTPEQDQTLLNLRKQDVPQKVKDRAEIIRLNAHGWYVEKIADHFDCHKKTVTKVLHQWQKLGTEGLWESPGREGKPKWLEDDMIFLEECLRNEPRTYNSSQLALKLKTERNVEMSADRLRRVLKKGVDWKRTRKSHKGKQDPVARANKQADLDMLELAAATGEIDLKYLDESGFCMWSEPSYTYYFRGEQKRLEQTKRRGRRLSIIGLLQPLISFVYGLVIGGVDRKSYIEMMEKEAKQAQETGRISVIVQDNGPIHRCQEVQQLWKKWESQGLYIFFLPKYCSEMNPIELEWQHLKKDELSGQAFDDELDLAYAVINGVQARGKKTITTHIV
- a CDS encoding four helix bundle protein, which codes for MPTYLVKLCQFLDDKPGVARTLSQQLLRSGTSIGANVEEAQAAQSKADFLSKLMIALKESRETRYWLRLLIASEIVPQEKISQLQTEAKELTKILGAIIVSTKGST
- a CDS encoding TIGR04168 family protein; amino-acid sequence: MTSQKTQSRTLKIAVIGDVHDQWEVEDGIALKHLGVDLVLFVGDFGNESVEVVRAIASLEIPKAAVMGNHDAWYSATEWGRKKCPYDRSKEDWVQEQLDLLGPAHVGYGKLDFPAWELTVVGGRPFTWGGPEWRFAEICHERYGVTSLEESADLIVKAVKSAAYKTVIFLGHNGPSGLGDRPEDPCGKDWHPIGGDFGDPDLGEAISQALTAGKTIPLVTFGHMHRTLRHTKQVLRKPVFRSPEGIIYLNAATVPRIVENDDHKLRNFSIVSLEGGAVEQVSLVWVGNDFQVASEEILYERSPSVVQPV